Proteins encoded within one genomic window of Citricoccus muralis:
- the pcaC gene encoding 4-carboxymuconolactone decarboxylase, producing MTEQNPADAQTPVGHQMDRTSQEVYDAGMEVRREVLGNAHVDRAESKKDETTEDFQNLITRYAWGTIWTRPGLDRRMRSAVTISAMVSGGYWEECAMHLRAALRNGLSREEIKEILLQTAIYSSVPAANVAFKLAQEVFAQVDEDLAAGKEL from the coding sequence ATGACTGAGCAGAACCCCGCCGACGCGCAGACCCCCGTCGGCCACCAGATGGACCGCACCTCCCAAGAGGTCTACGACGCCGGCATGGAGGTCCGCCGTGAAGTGCTCGGCAACGCCCACGTCGACCGCGCCGAGTCCAAAAAAGACGAGACCACTGAGGACTTCCAGAACCTCATCACCCGGTACGCCTGGGGCACCATCTGGACCCGCCCCGGCCTCGACCGCCGCATGCGATCAGCGGTGACCATCTCCGCCATGGTCTCCGGCGGGTACTGGGAAGAGTGCGCCATGCACCTGCGCGCCGCCCTGCGCAACGGCCTGAGCCGCGAGGAAATCAAAGAGATCCTGCTCCAGACCGCCATCTACTCCTCCGTGCCCGCCGCCAACGTAGCGTTCAAACTCGCCCAGGAGGTCTTCGCCCAGGTGGACGAGGACCTCGCCGCCGGCAAAGAACTCTGA